Proteins encoded together in one Etheostoma cragini isolate CJK2018 chromosome 11, CSU_Ecrag_1.0, whole genome shotgun sequence window:
- the zgc:136439 gene encoding uncharacterized protein zgc:136439, protein MKAVILAAGYGTRLQRDVVADSSGRFAHLAGTAKPLLPVGPCPLISHWVHALTASGSVDGIYVVTNALHHAAFEEWASQFPNVEILSDQTRSNDGRLGAVACLQLAVNHFHIEDHVLVIGGPSYCPCFYVFSKKSLPLLDAFLEEKKEALIDEKDAPGNFVSWLIPRKPVYIHQISGRFDVGNLPSYIECDLYFRENLQDGGSYMV, encoded by the exons ATGAAGGCTGTAATCCTCGCCGCCGGGTACGGGACCAGGCTCCAGCGGGACGTAGTAGCCGACAGCAGCGGGAGGTTCGCTCACCTGGCGGGCACTGCCAAGCCGCTGCTCCCGGTGGGACCCTGCCCCCTAATATCCCACTGGGTCCACGCGCTGACCGCCTCGGGCTCCGTGGACGGCATATATGTTGTT accaacgctcttCACCACGCTGCATTTGAAGAGTGGGCGTCCCAGTTCCCAAATGTCGAGATTCTCAGCGATCAGACCAGAAGCAACGAT GGCCGTCTCGGTGCTGTGGCCTGCCTGCAACTGGCTGTAAACCACTTCCACATAGAAGACCACGTCTTAGTGATTGGGGG GCCCTCCTAT TGTCCCTGTTTCTACGTGTTTTCAAAGAAAAGCCTTCCTCTGTTGGATGCCTTCCTCGAGGAAAAGAAG GAGGCTCTTATTGATGAGAAAGACGCCCCAGGAAACTTTGTCTCTTGGCTCATTCCCAG GAAGCCGGTGTACATTCATCAGATTTCGGGGCGCTTCGACGTTGGAAACCTGCCGTCCTATATCGAATGTGATCTCTACTTCAGAGAAAATCTTCAAGATGGTGGCTCTTACATGGTCTAG
- the asnsd1 gene encoding asparagine synthetase domain-containing protein 1, translating to MCGIFCLLSLSPTHFEWDKTLHEHLKRRGPDLSQDLTVRGTNPSYQCVFSAHVLHMRGVLTPQPFQDNTGNVLVWNGEIFGGLPVTPEENDTAVLSQRLSSCDGPAEILSLLSAVRGPWAFVYYQKAGDYLWFGRDFLGRRSLLWRFDAAVNALTLTSVATQSSGPDQSAWQEVPAVGVYRIDLKAATEAGAVTFDLHPWAQGGNDLASSCSETILKSVPSGCTAVMNPSGLVLTSPVCPLNSSIPKSLDEKESLSESHPRVKDLEPMLASKEKNNEVSRLIDVLSEAVRRRVRSLPFRVQDSPPPPDDHASVAILFSGGLDSMVLAALADRHTPAHQPIDLLNVAFKLQVPKKQKEPANKHGKHRNKPTSFKTDGADCQPSGLFDVPDRITGKAGLKELQDLNPERRWNFVEINVTKEELQTIRLELICHLLHPLDTVLDDSIGCAVWFAARGTGLISQDRDQRPFTSSARVVLTGIGADEQLAGYSRHRVRFTTSGHEGLIQELAMELDRIPSRNLGRDDRVIGDHGKEARFPYLDEDVVSYLNSLPVWEKADLSLPRGVGEKLLLRLAARQLGLGQSAALPKRAMQFGSRIAKMEDHREKASDKCTRLLVEET from the exons ATGTGTGGCATCTTTTGTCTGTTGAGTCTGTCACCCACTCACTTTGAGTGGGACAAAACACTTCATGAACATTTGAAAAGAAGAGGGCCCGATCTGAGCCAGGATCTCACAGTTAGAGGCACAAATCCCAGCTATCAGTGTGTCTTTTCTGCTCATGTTCTTCACATGAGAGGCGTTCTCACACCACAGCCATTTCAAGACAACACTGGAAACGTCCTGGTGTGGAACGGGGAGATATTTGGAGGCCTCCCGGTGACGCCAGAGGAAAATGACACCGCTGTTCTGTCTCAGCGGCTGTCCTCCTGCGACGGTCCTGCAGAGATTCTGTCCCTCCTCTCCGCTGTGCGGGGGCCGTGGGCGTTTGTTTACTACCAAAAGGCTGGGGACTACCTCTGGTTTGGCAGAGACTTCCTCGGAAGGCGGAGTCTGCTGTGGAGATTTGACGCGGCGGTCAACGCCTTGACCCTGACCTCTGTAGCAACCCAGAGTTCTGGACCCGATCAGTCTGCTTGGCAAGAAGTCCCAGCAGTCGGTGTGTACCGGATCGACCTGAAGGCAGCGACAGAAGCTGGCGCTGTGACGTTTGATCTTCATCCTTGGGCTCAGGGAGGAAATGACCTCGCCTCGAGCTGCAGTGAAACCATCCTGAAGTCTGTTCCCAGCGGCTGCACCGCCGTGATGAACCCGTCGGGCCTGGTACTCACCTCACCCGTTTGTCCTCTCAACTCATCCATCCCAAAGTCATTAGATGAGAAGGAAAGTCTTTCAGAGTCACATCCACGTGTCAAGGATCTGGAGCCGATGCTTGCgagcaaagagaaaaacaacgAGGTGAGCCGTCTTATTGATGTTCTCAGTGAGGCCGTCAGACGGCGGGTTCGGTCTCTGCCGTTCCGGGTACAAGACAGTCCCCCTCCTCCTGATGACCATGCCAGTGTTGCTATACTGTTTTCAGGAGGTCTCGATTCAATGGTCCTGGCTGCCTTAGCGGACCgtcacacacctgctcatcaacCGATAGATCTTCTCAATGTAGCGTTCAAACTACAGGTGCCAAAGAAGCAGAAAGAGCCCGCGAATAAACACGGGAAGCACAGAAATAAACCCACAAGTTTTAAGACTGATGGAGCAGATTGCCAGCCATCCGGCCTCTTTGATGTTCCAGACCGGATCACTGGGAAAGCCGGTCTCAAGGAATTACAAGACTTGAATCCTGAGAGAAGATGGAACTTTGTGGAAATCAACGTAACGAAGGAAGAGCTGCAGACAATCCGCCTGGAGctcatttgtcatttattgCATCCGCTGGACACGGTGCTGGACGACAGCATCGGATGTGCCGTGTGGTTTGCAGCAAGGGGGACAGGACTCATCTCGCAGGACAGGGACCAGAGACCCTTCACATCATCAGCAAGG GTCGTTTTGACGGGAATAGGAGCCGATGAGCAGCTGGCAGGTTACTCCAGACACAGGGTCCGGTTTACGACGTCTGGACACGAGGGCCTGATCCAGGAGCTGGCCATGGAGCTGGACAGGATCCCTTCCAGGAATTTGGGCAGGGATGACCGAGTGATAGGGGACCATGGGAAGGAGGCTAG ATTCCCCTACTTGGACGAGGACGTGGTGAGCTACTTGAACTCCCTGCCCGTGTGGGAGAAGGCGGACCTGTCGCTCCCTCGGGGGGTCGGGGAGAAACTCCTCCTGAGACTGGCAGCGAGGCAGCTGGGCCTCGGCCAATCAGCAGCTCTGCCCAAGAGGGCCATGCAGTTTGGCTCCCGCATCGCCAAGATGGAGGACCACCGGGAGAAGGCCTCCGACAAATGCACAAGACTCCTCGTCGAGGAGACATGA
- the LOC117952563 gene encoding ASNSD1 upstream open reading frame protein-like, with translation MSSKSRDNDDNVEGQSAHKEELNRKIKEQKVVVDELSNLKKNRKVYIQQRNSNIFFLADRSQTLGSCKKELDNMKKDLQDM, from the exons ATGTCTTCGAAAAGCCGGGATAACGACGACAATGTTGAAGGACAGTCTGCACATAAGGAGGAATTAAACAGAAAG ATCAAGGAGCAGAAGGTTGTAGTAGACGAGCTCTCCAATCTGAAGAAAAACAGG AAAGTCTATATCCAGCAGAGGAACAGTAACATATTCTTCCTAGCAGACAGAAGTCAGACACTGGGTTCATGCAAAA AGGAACTGGATAACATGAAAAAGGATCTGCAGGATATGTAA
- the slc40a1 gene encoding solute carrier family 40 member 1 — MDNPAPTKSCCESVRDFFTSAKFLIYMGHALSTWGDRMWNFAVAVFLVELYGNSLLLTAVYGLVVAGSVLLLGAIIGDWVDKNPRLKVAQTSLLVQNSCVIVCGILLMVVFQFKEQLVEIYDGWILTLCYILVISIANVANLASTATAITIQRDWVVVVAGQDSSKLADMNATVRIIDQLTNILAPMLVGQIMSFGSHFIGCGFISGWNLCSMCVEYALLWKVYQKTPALALKGGQKEQQQELKQLSPTKDSDNDQSPEESSQPLMIDTTGAVMPDSPKQRGFCSQMTEPLRTLKAGWVSYYNQNIFLAGMSLAFLYMTVLGFDCITTGYAYTQGLNGSVLSLLMGASAVSGICGTVAFTWVRKKCGLIRTGFISGVTQLCCLLLCVASVFAPGSPFDLSVSPFQDLYTHLVGEKTLPEADYSLTSVLAGGNATATATAGPPAEELPHLHSYMSVSLLFAGVIAARVGLWSFDLTVTQLMQENVIESERGVINGVQNSMNYLLDLLHFIMVILAPNPEAFGLLVLISVSFVAMGHVMYFGYAFKNLGSRLFLCCSPEHKVETVDSLSLPTTV; from the exons ATGGATAACCCTGCACCTACGAAGTCCTGCTGTG AATCGGTCCGAGACTTCTTCACGTCGGCTAAGTTCCTAATCTACATGGGCCATGCTCTGTCGACATGG GGCGACCGCATGTGGAACTTTGCGGTGGCGGTGTTCCTGGTGGAGCTGTACGGGAACAGCCTGCTGCTCACGGCCGTGTACGGGCTGGTGGTGGCCGGCTCCGTGCTGCTGCTGGGGGCCATCATCGGAGACTGGGTGGACAAGAACCCCAGACTCAAAG TGGCCCAGACCTCGCTGCTGGTCCAGAACAGTTGCGTCATCGTGTGTGGGATCCTCCTGATGGTGGTTTTCCAGTTCAAAGAACAGCTCGTGGAGATTTACGATGGATGGATTCTG acCCTGTGCTACATCCTGGTGATCTCCATCGCCAACGTCGCCAACCTGGCCAGCACGGCGACGGCCATCACCATCCAGAGGGactgggtggtggtggtggcgggCCAGGACAGCAGCAAGTTGGCAG ACATGAACGCCACAGTGCGGATCATCGACCAGCTGACCAACATCCTGGCTCCCATGCTGGTGGGTCAGATCATGTCCTTCGGCTCCCATTTCATTGGCTGCGGCTTCATCTCCGGCTGGAACCTGTGCTCCATGTGTGTGGAGTACGCGCTGCTGTGGAAGGTCTACCAGAAGACCCCGGCGCTGGCCCTGAAGGGGGGTcagaaggagcagcagcaggagctcAAACAGCTCAGCCCCACCaaag ACTCGGACAACGACCAGAGTCCAGAGGAGTCTTCTCAGCCGCTGATGATTGACACGACCGGTGCCGTCATGCCCGACTCCCCCAAACAGCGAGGCTTCTGCTCCCAGATGACCGAACCCCTGCGCACCCTGAAGGCCGGCTGGGTGTCCTACTACAACCAGAACATCTTCTTAGCCGGGATGTCCCTGGCGTTCCTCTACATGACGGTGCTGGGCTTCGACTGCATCACCACGGGCTACGCCTACACGCAGGGCCTCAACGGCTCGGTGCTCAGCCTGCTGATGGGCGCCTCGGCCGTGTCGGGCATCTGCGGCACCGTCGCCTTCACGTGGGTCCGCAAGAAGTGCGGCCTGATCCGCACGGGCTTCATTTCGGGCGTGACCCAGCTGTGCTGCCTCCTGCTGTGCGTTGCCTCCGTCTTTGCCCCCGGGAGCCCCTTCGACCTCAGCGTCTCGCCCTTCCAGGACCTGTACACCCACCTGGTCGGGGAGAAGACGCTGCCCGAGGCCGACTACAGCCTCACCAGCGTCCTCGCCGGCGGGAACGCCACCGCCACCGCCACCGCCGGCCCTCCCGCCGAGGAGCTGCCGCACCTGCATTCCTACATGTCTGTTAGCCTGCTGTTTGCTGGCGTCATTGCTGCTAGAGTTG GCCTGTGGTCCTTCGACCTCACCGTGACCCAGCTCATGCAGGAGAACGTGATCGAGTCGGAGCGAGGGGTGATCAACGGCGTCCAGAACTCCATGAACTACCTCCTAGACCTGCTGCACTTCATCATGGTGATTCTGGCCCCGAACCCGGAGGCCTTCGGCCTGCTGGTCCTGATCTCCGTGTCCTTCGTGGCCATGGGCCACGTCATGTACTTTGGATATGCCTTCAAGAACCTGGGCAGCCGCCTCTTCCTGTGCTGCTCGCCGGAGCACAAGGTGGAGACGGTGGACAGCCTGTCCCTTCCCACCACCGTCTAA